One segment of Mycolicibacterium baixiangningiae DNA contains the following:
- a CDS encoding selenium-binding protein SBP56-related protein, with product MAHPSIDPTFYRTAAEAAAAPGEQLAYVVAFDRTAQQHDAMTVVDVNPDSDSYGRVVGWTEVPGHGDELHHFGWNACSSALKHEGHDMHGLERRYLLVPGLRSSDLHVFDTRPDPRNPTLVKTIDARTLSETAGYSRPHTLHCGPDGVFLTCLGGPEGDDDGPGGIALLDHATFDVLRAWETDRGPQHFHYDAWWHLNQNVLISSEWGSPSMIENGIVPDLLLGQKYGHAIHFWNLAKGEHVQRVDLGAQHQMALEVRPSHDPEATWGFVGVVISTDDLSGSVWRWFRDGNEWKAEKVITIPAEPADPDLLPPALKPFSAVPPLISDIDLSVDDRFLYVSCWGTGELKQFDVSDPAAPKQVGAVRLGGIVDRAPHPAMPDMPLAGGPQMVEVSRDGKRVYFTNSLYGAWDDQFYPDGVGAWMAKLDADPDGGLSIDGNFFPHGAEFRGLRVHQIRLQGGDASSDSYCYS from the coding sequence ATGGCTCATCCATCGATCGATCCGACGTTCTACCGCACCGCCGCAGAGGCGGCAGCCGCTCCCGGCGAGCAGCTCGCGTACGTGGTGGCCTTCGACCGCACCGCACAACAGCACGATGCGATGACCGTCGTCGATGTGAACCCGGACTCGGACAGCTACGGGCGGGTGGTCGGCTGGACCGAGGTCCCCGGCCACGGCGACGAGCTCCATCACTTCGGGTGGAATGCCTGCAGCAGCGCCCTCAAGCACGAGGGTCATGACATGCACGGTCTGGAGCGCCGTTACCTGTTGGTGCCGGGCCTGCGGTCATCCGATCTCCACGTATTCGACACCCGGCCCGACCCGCGCAACCCGACGCTGGTCAAGACGATCGACGCCAGGACCCTGTCCGAGACGGCCGGCTACTCGCGTCCGCACACCCTGCACTGCGGACCCGACGGCGTTTTCCTGACCTGTTTGGGCGGCCCCGAGGGTGACGACGACGGACCGGGCGGGATCGCCCTGCTCGACCACGCGACATTCGACGTGCTGCGGGCGTGGGAGACCGATCGCGGACCGCAGCACTTCCACTACGACGCCTGGTGGCATCTCAATCAGAACGTGCTGATCTCGAGCGAGTGGGGCAGCCCGTCGATGATCGAGAACGGCATCGTGCCGGACTTGTTACTCGGCCAGAAGTACGGGCATGCCATTCACTTCTGGAACCTCGCCAAAGGTGAACACGTGCAGCGCGTCGACCTGGGCGCCCAGCATCAGATGGCGTTGGAGGTGCGCCCTTCTCACGACCCCGAGGCGACCTGGGGCTTCGTCGGGGTGGTCATATCGACCGACGATCTGTCCGGCTCGGTCTGGCGCTGGTTCCGCGACGGGAACGAGTGGAAAGCGGAGAAAGTCATCACCATCCCCGCCGAACCCGCCGACCCGGACCTGCTGCCTCCCGCACTCAAGCCGTTCTCCGCAGTGCCACCGCTCATCAGCGACATCGACCTGTCGGTCGACGACCGGTTCCTGTACGTATCGTGCTGGGGCACCGGGGAGTTGAAACAATTCGACGTGTCGGACCCCGCGGCACCCAAGCAGGTCGGAGCTGTGCGGCTCGGCGGCATCGTCGACCGCGCACCGCATCCGGCGATGCCCGATATGCCACTGGCAGGCGGACCGCAGATGGTGGAAGTCAGCCGCGACGGAAAGCGGGTGTACTTCACCAATTCGCTGTACGGAGCGTGGGACGACCAGTTCTACCCCGACGGCGTGGGCGCGTGGATGGCCAAGCTCGACGCGGATCCCGACGGCGGGCTCAGTATCGACGGGAACTTCTTCCCCCACGGCGCGGAGTTCCGTGGGCTGCGGGTGCACCAGATCCGGCTGCAGGGTGGCGACGCTTCGTCGGATTCATACTGCTACAGCTGA
- a CDS encoding SDR family oxidoreductase, with amino-acid sequence MKTQNIVALVSGANRGLGRRFAEQLVAQGAKVYAGARRPETVDLPGVIPVQLDITDAGSIRRAAEFAADVNVVINNAGVSTQSTLLDGSLDDIRLEMETHYFGTLQVIRAFAPIVEGNGGGAILNVLSILSWAHPPTSGAYAAAKAAGWAMTDAVRTELAPRGIHVAALHVGYMDTDMVPYIPADQKTDPGVVAKLALDGLFAGEDEILGDANTRAVKAGLSGAPR; translated from the coding sequence ATGAAAACACAGAACATCGTCGCGCTGGTGAGCGGAGCGAACCGCGGACTGGGCCGCCGGTTCGCCGAACAACTCGTCGCCCAAGGCGCCAAGGTCTACGCCGGCGCCCGCCGACCCGAAACCGTCGACCTGCCAGGGGTGATACCGGTGCAACTCGACATCACCGACGCCGGATCGATCCGCCGCGCAGCCGAATTCGCCGCTGATGTCAATGTCGTCATCAACAACGCCGGGGTCTCCACACAATCCACGCTGCTCGACGGATCGCTCGACGACATCCGCTTGGAGATGGAGACTCACTACTTCGGCACCCTGCAGGTGATCCGGGCGTTCGCGCCGATCGTCGAAGGCAACGGCGGCGGAGCGATCCTCAATGTGCTGTCGATACTGTCCTGGGCACATCCACCGACCAGCGGCGCCTACGCAGCAGCGAAGGCGGCCGGCTGGGCGATGACCGATGCGGTGCGAACCGAGTTGGCGCCGAGAGGAATTCACGTCGCCGCACTGCACGTCGGCTACATGGACACCGATATGGTTCCCTACATCCCTGCCGACCAGAAGACAGACCCGGGTGTGGTCGCCAAGCTCGCGCTCGACGGCCTGTTCGCCGGCGAGGACGAGATCCTCGGCGACGCCAACACGCGCGCGGTGAAGGCGGGACTGTCGGGAGCGCCGCGCTGA
- a CDS encoding NAD(P)H-dependent flavin oxidoreductase, whose protein sequence is MTTPLDDLGVRLPVLAAPMAGGATTTDMVRAAASAGSMGLLAAGYKTPEALQAEITAVRAASVPFGVNVFAPNPVPIDTEAYRRYAAAVQVEANRYGVTLPTGPVDDDDAFDAKVDLLRSEPVPVVSFTFGLPAIDVIRALQKAGTTVVQTVTSPQEAEAAAAAGVDMLAVQASVAGGHSGTFTPDRMPASVPLTELVARVTEAVRLPVIAAGGLATAADVAAVLRAGASAVAVGTVLLRADESGASATHRAALADPSRTETVITRAFTGRPARGLRNRFIDQFEASAPLGYPAIHHLTSPLRKAAAAAGEANLVHLWAGTGFRHAAEKPTATILTELAG, encoded by the coding sequence ATGACAACACCACTGGACGATCTGGGCGTACGGCTACCCGTGCTCGCCGCACCCATGGCGGGCGGGGCCACGACCACTGACATGGTGAGAGCCGCCGCCAGCGCGGGCAGCATGGGACTTCTCGCGGCGGGCTACAAGACGCCGGAAGCCCTGCAGGCCGAGATCACGGCCGTTCGGGCCGCATCAGTTCCGTTCGGCGTCAACGTCTTCGCGCCGAACCCGGTACCCATCGATACCGAGGCGTACCGCCGCTACGCAGCCGCCGTCCAGGTCGAGGCAAACCGGTACGGCGTCACCCTGCCCACCGGCCCGGTCGACGACGACGACGCATTCGACGCCAAAGTCGACCTGCTGCGCTCCGAGCCGGTGCCTGTCGTGAGCTTCACCTTCGGGTTGCCCGCGATCGACGTCATCCGCGCGCTGCAGAAGGCCGGCACCACCGTCGTGCAGACGGTCACGTCACCGCAGGAGGCCGAGGCGGCCGCCGCGGCGGGTGTCGACATGCTCGCCGTCCAGGCGTCTGTCGCTGGTGGACACTCTGGAACCTTCACCCCGGACCGAATGCCCGCATCGGTGCCGCTGACCGAACTGGTCGCCCGGGTCACCGAGGCCGTCCGCCTGCCCGTCATCGCGGCCGGGGGACTGGCCACCGCCGCCGACGTCGCCGCGGTGCTGCGCGCCGGTGCCTCGGCCGTGGCGGTCGGGACGGTGCTGCTTCGCGCCGACGAGAGCGGCGCCTCAGCCACCCACCGGGCTGCGCTGGCTGACCCGTCGCGCACCGAGACCGTCATCACCCGCGCGTTCACCGGACGCCCGGCACGGGGACTGCGCAACCGGTTCATCGACCAATTCGAGGCGTCGGCCCCGCTCGGCTATCCCGCGATCCACCATCTGACGAGTCCGCTGCGCAAGGCCGCGGCCGCCGCCGGGGAGGCCAACCTGGTCCATCTGTGGGCGGGCACCGGCTTCCGCCACGCCGCCGAGAAGCCGACGGCGACGATCCTGACCGAACTCGCGGGTTAG
- a CDS encoding DedA family protein: MTTTHLALMPDFLDPMTLIGYFGTWALVGLLVVIFVESGVLFPILPGDSLLFVAGMLAAGTAAVAEEGGEAVNFQLWQLLVFIPIAAILGGQVGYWIGRNVGTAMFKPDARFLKQKYLDEAHLFFEARGPFAIVIARFVPIVRTLAPLTAGAARMSYPVFALFNILGAVVWGVGLVLLGYTLGQFEIIQKLLEPIFIAIVIASVAPMFIEYYKRRRAAKRAGIVAPPIEP; this comes from the coding sequence ATGACGACCACCCATCTGGCCCTCATGCCCGACTTCCTGGATCCGATGACCCTGATCGGCTACTTCGGGACGTGGGCGCTGGTCGGGCTGCTGGTCGTGATCTTCGTCGAATCGGGGGTGCTGTTCCCGATCCTGCCCGGCGACTCGCTGCTGTTCGTGGCGGGCATGCTGGCCGCCGGCACCGCCGCGGTGGCCGAAGAGGGCGGTGAGGCCGTCAACTTCCAGCTGTGGCAGCTGCTGGTGTTCATCCCCATCGCGGCGATCCTGGGCGGCCAGGTCGGCTACTGGATCGGGCGGAACGTCGGGACCGCGATGTTCAAACCGGACGCCCGGTTCCTCAAGCAGAAGTATCTCGACGAGGCGCACCTGTTCTTCGAGGCGCGCGGCCCGTTCGCCATCGTGATCGCCCGGTTCGTCCCCATCGTGCGAACGCTCGCCCCGCTGACCGCGGGCGCCGCCCGGATGAGCTACCCGGTGTTCGCGCTGTTCAACATCCTCGGCGCCGTCGTGTGGGGCGTCGGGCTGGTGCTGCTCGGCTACACCCTCGGCCAGTTCGAGATCATCCAAAAGCTGCTCGAACCGATCTTCATCGCCATCGTGATCGCCTCGGTCGCGCCGATGTTCATCGAGTACTACAAGCGGCGCCGGGCGGCGAAGCGGGCGGGGATCGTCGCGCCGCCGATCGAGCCCTAA
- a CDS encoding alcohol dehydrogenase catalytic domain-containing protein, translated as MPTHRAIHVAGAGEPLTLVDVETPAPPPGHLRIDVAACGVCGTDHGFATGNFPGMTWPLTLGHEIAGTVAEVGDGVDRFAVGDRVAVGWFGGNCNTCIPCRRGQFMQCVNLQVPSWHYPGGYAESVIVPATAPARIPDGLSFVEAAPMGCAGVTTFNGLRQTRARAGDLVAVVGIGGLGHLGLQFSRAMGFETVAIARGPSKEGDAKALGAHHYIDSTAEDVAATLQKLGGAAVILATVASSTAMGQAVGGLGPQGELITIGVTPEPLPISPLDLINAGLSVTGHPSGTSRDVAETMHFAVLSGVRAQVEERPLADAAEAYAAMDEGRARYRMVLTM; from the coding sequence ATGCCCACGCACAGAGCCATCCACGTCGCCGGAGCGGGTGAGCCGTTGACCCTCGTGGACGTCGAAACCCCCGCCCCGCCGCCCGGCCACCTGCGCATCGACGTCGCCGCATGCGGCGTCTGCGGTACCGACCACGGATTCGCCACCGGCAACTTCCCCGGCATGACGTGGCCGCTCACTCTGGGTCACGAGATTGCGGGCACCGTCGCCGAGGTCGGCGACGGGGTCGACAGATTCGCGGTCGGTGACCGGGTGGCGGTCGGCTGGTTCGGCGGCAACTGCAACACATGCATCCCGTGCCGCAGGGGCCAGTTCATGCAGTGCGTGAACCTGCAAGTGCCCAGTTGGCACTATCCCGGCGGGTACGCCGAATCGGTGATCGTTCCTGCCACCGCGCCGGCCCGCATCCCCGACGGGCTGTCGTTCGTGGAGGCGGCGCCGATGGGCTGCGCCGGGGTGACCACGTTCAACGGCCTGCGGCAGACCAGGGCGCGCGCCGGTGACCTAGTTGCCGTCGTCGGCATCGGCGGCCTCGGCCACCTCGGCCTGCAGTTCTCGCGGGCGATGGGGTTCGAAACGGTCGCAATAGCCCGTGGTCCTTCCAAGGAGGGCGACGCCAAAGCTCTCGGTGCGCACCACTACATCGACTCCACCGCCGAGGACGTGGCCGCGACGTTGCAGAAGCTTGGCGGCGCCGCGGTGATCCTCGCGACCGTGGCGAGCTCGACCGCGATGGGGCAGGCCGTCGGCGGGCTGGGCCCGCAGGGGGAACTGATCACCATCGGCGTCACCCCGGAGCCGTTGCCGATAAGCCCGCTCGACCTGATCAACGCGGGGCTGTCGGTGACGGGGCATCCCTCGGGCACCTCACGCGACGTCGCGGAGACCATGCACTTCGCCGTGCTGTCGGGAGTCCGGGCGCAGGTCGAGGAGCGGCCGCTGGCCGACGCCGCAGAGGCCTACGCCGCGATGGACGAGGGCCGGGCGCGGTATCGGATGGTCCTTACGATGTGA
- the fbaA gene encoding class II fructose-bisphosphate aldolase, translating into MPIATPEVFAEMLDRAKQHSFAFPAINCTSSESINAAIKGFADAGSDGIIQFSTGGAEFASGLGVKDMVTGAVALAEFAHVIAAKYPVTVALHTDHCPKDKLDTYVRPLLAISAERVAAGGKPLFQSHMWDGSAVPIDENLTIAQELLKQAAAAKIILEVEIGVVGGEEDGVEAEINDKLYTTAEDFEKTVDALGTGDHGRYLLAATFGNVHGVYKPGNVKLKPEVLAEGQKVAAAKLGLDSDAQPFDFVFHGGSGSLKSEIEDSLRYGVVKMNVDTDTQYAFTRPIAAHMFANYDGVLKIDGEVGNKKFYDPRSYLKKAEAGMTERVIEACRDLHSAGRSVSAG; encoded by the coding sequence ATGCCGATCGCTACGCCCGAGGTCTTCGCCGAGATGCTGGACCGTGCCAAGCAGCACTCGTTCGCCTTCCCCGCCATCAACTGCACATCGTCGGAGAGCATCAACGCCGCCATCAAGGGGTTCGCTGACGCCGGCTCTGACGGCATCATCCAATTCTCCACCGGTGGAGCGGAATTCGCGTCCGGGCTCGGTGTGAAGGACATGGTGACCGGTGCTGTGGCGTTGGCCGAGTTCGCCCATGTGATCGCCGCGAAGTACCCGGTCACCGTCGCCCTGCACACCGACCATTGCCCGAAGGACAAGCTGGACACCTACGTACGGCCGCTGCTGGCGATCTCCGCCGAGCGGGTCGCCGCAGGTGGCAAACCGCTGTTCCAGTCGCACATGTGGGACGGGTCGGCCGTCCCGATCGACGAAAACCTCACGATCGCACAGGAACTACTCAAGCAAGCCGCTGCGGCAAAGATCATCCTCGAAGTGGAGATCGGCGTGGTCGGCGGTGAAGAGGACGGCGTCGAGGCCGAGATCAACGACAAGCTGTACACCACCGCCGAGGATTTCGAGAAGACCGTCGACGCCCTCGGAACAGGTGACCACGGTCGGTACCTGCTGGCCGCCACGTTCGGCAACGTGCACGGTGTGTACAAGCCGGGCAACGTCAAACTCAAGCCCGAGGTGCTGGCCGAGGGCCAGAAGGTGGCCGCAGCGAAGCTCGGATTGGATTCGGACGCACAGCCTTTCGACTTCGTGTTCCACGGCGGCTCGGGGTCGCTGAAGTCGGAGATCGAGGATTCGCTGCGCTACGGCGTGGTGAAGATGAACGTCGACACCGACACCCAGTACGCGTTCACCCGCCCGATCGCCGCGCACATGTTCGCGAACTACGACGGTGTGCTCAAGATCGACGGCGAGGTGGGCAACAAGAAGTTCTACGATCCGCGCAGCTACCTGAAGAAGGCCGAGGCGGGGATGACCGAGCGTGTCATCGAGGCGTGCCGGGATCTGCACAGCGCCGGGCGGTCGGTGTCAGCCGGCTAG
- a CDS encoding Rv0361 family membrane protein codes for MSNPRGPEQGDEPTVQSAAGGPGEQSGPDDATRPSPSADHEPATEIISSARPDERQPAEPEEAERRFTAPSGFDAGSTQKIDPPPEPATEVFPRSETAGTGADTDPFAAQKAASPQVIPPRGDTPRPPQQGRRSWGWVVAVVLVIAALVAIAILGTLLLTRGSGSTASQEDQVRATIEQFDAAIQNGDLATLRGITCGVTRDNYVKYDDKSWADTHERVAAAKQYPVVASVDQVVVNGDHAEANVTTFMAFAPQTRSTRSFDLMFRDEQWKICQAPTP; via the coding sequence ATGTCGAACCCACGAGGGCCCGAGCAGGGCGACGAGCCGACCGTGCAGTCGGCAGCGGGTGGTCCCGGTGAGCAGAGCGGTCCGGATGACGCCACGCGGCCGTCGCCGTCAGCCGATCACGAACCCGCCACCGAGATCATCTCGTCGGCGCGGCCGGACGAACGGCAGCCGGCCGAACCAGAGGAAGCCGAACGACGTTTCACCGCGCCATCGGGCTTCGACGCGGGGTCCACCCAGAAGATCGACCCCCCACCGGAGCCGGCCACCGAGGTGTTCCCGAGGTCGGAGACCGCAGGCACGGGTGCCGACACCGACCCGTTCGCCGCGCAGAAGGCCGCGAGCCCGCAGGTCATTCCGCCGCGGGGTGACACGCCACGCCCGCCGCAGCAGGGCCGGCGCAGCTGGGGCTGGGTGGTGGCTGTCGTGCTGGTGATCGCGGCGCTCGTGGCGATCGCGATCCTGGGCACCCTTCTGCTGACCCGCGGGTCGGGGTCCACAGCGTCGCAGGAAGACCAGGTCCGGGCGACGATCGAGCAGTTCGACGCCGCCATTCAGAACGGGGACCTGGCCACGCTGCGCGGCATCACATGCGGTGTGACGCGCGACAACTACGTCAAGTACGACGACAAGTCGTGGGCAGACACGCACGAGCGTGTCGCCGCGGCGAAGCAGTACCCCGTGGTGGCCAGCGTCGACCAGGTGGTGGTCAACGGCGACCACGCCGAAGCCAACGTCACCACCTTCATGGCATTCGCGCCACAGACCCGCTCGACGCGCAGCTTCGACCTGATGTTTCGTGACGAGCAGTGGAAGATCTGCCAGGCCCCCACGCCCTAG
- a CDS encoding DUF3151 domain-containing protein codes for MTRMGDLLGPEPVLLPGDPDAEAELDASENPAIVAAAHPAASVAWAALAEDALADDKAITAYAYARTGYHRGLDALRRNGWKGFGPVPYRHEPNRGFLRCVAALARAADTIGETDEYQRCLDLLDDCDPAARGALGLS; via the coding sequence ATGACGCGGATGGGTGATCTTCTCGGACCAGAGCCGGTACTGCTGCCGGGTGACCCCGACGCGGAAGCGGAACTCGACGCCAGTGAGAACCCGGCGATCGTCGCGGCCGCTCACCCGGCGGCGTCGGTGGCGTGGGCCGCGCTCGCCGAGGACGCACTCGCCGACGACAAGGCCATCACCGCCTACGCGTACGCGCGCACCGGCTACCACCGTGGCCTGGACGCGCTGCGCCGCAACGGGTGGAAGGGCTTCGGCCCGGTGCCCTATCGGCACGAACCCAACCGCGGTTTCCTGCGGTGTGTGGCGGCGCTGGCCCGCGCAGCCGACACGATCGGCGAGACCGACGAATACCAGCGGTGCCTGGATCTGCTCGACGACTGCGATCCGGCCGCGCGCGGAGCACTCGGCCTGAGCTGA
- a CDS encoding cation diffusion facilitator family transporter — MGAGHDHQHGTDARVSRMLIAAAILTAFFALELTTALWINSIALLADAGHMLTDLVAMFMGLTAVLLARHGSASPARTYGWHRAEVFTAVANAALLLAMAVFIFYEAIERLGDAPEVPGVPMIVVALAGLAANAVVVLLLRAHSKDSLAVKGAYMEVVADTVGSIGVLIAGIVTVTTRWPYADVVVAVFVALWVLPRAISLARAALRILSESSPAHIDVDELRTALCAVDGVTEVHDLHVWTLVPGKDVVTAHLTSARDSARVLDDARAVLAARGLDHATVQVEPPEDAADCSNCEKNDW, encoded by the coding sequence ATGGGCGCGGGTCACGATCACCAGCACGGGACCGACGCCCGCGTCAGCAGGATGCTGATCGCCGCGGCGATCCTCACCGCGTTCTTCGCCCTTGAACTGACCACCGCGCTGTGGATCAACTCGATCGCCCTGCTGGCCGACGCCGGGCACATGCTCACCGACCTCGTCGCGATGTTCATGGGGCTGACGGCCGTGCTGCTCGCCCGGCACGGCAGCGCGTCACCCGCACGCACCTACGGTTGGCACCGCGCCGAGGTCTTTACCGCGGTGGCCAATGCGGCCCTGCTGCTCGCGATGGCGGTGTTCATCTTCTACGAGGCGATCGAACGCCTCGGGGATGCACCCGAGGTCCCCGGCGTACCGATGATCGTGGTCGCACTGGCCGGTCTGGCCGCCAACGCCGTCGTCGTGCTGCTGCTGCGCGCACACTCCAAGGACAGCCTCGCCGTCAAAGGCGCTTACATGGAGGTGGTCGCCGATACGGTCGGCAGCATCGGCGTACTCATCGCCGGCATCGTGACGGTCACGACGCGCTGGCCGTACGCCGACGTGGTGGTCGCGGTGTTCGTCGCGCTGTGGGTGCTGCCGCGGGCGATTTCGCTGGCCCGCGCGGCTCTGCGGATCCTGTCCGAGTCGTCACCCGCCCACATCGACGTCGACGAACTGCGCACCGCGCTGTGCGCGGTCGACGGGGTGACCGAGGTGCACGATCTGCACGTGTGGACGCTGGTGCCGGGCAAGGACGTCGTCACCGCGCACCTGACCTCGGCCCGCGATTCCGCCCGCGTGCTCGACGACGCCCGCGCGGTGCTGGCCGCCCGCGGTCTTGACCATGCGACGGTGCAGGTGGAACCGCCCGAAGACGCCGCCGACTGCAGCAACTGCGAGAAGAACGACTGGTAG
- a CDS encoding site-2 protease family protein — protein sequence MSIRPLRQSVRPSPVFLAVLAITAAGGALAWIAADTVRPLAYAGVFVFVIAGWLVSLSLHEFGHAFTAWRFGDRDVEMRGYLTLNPLKYSHPLLSLGLPVLFIALGGIGLPGGAVYLRTGWMTPRQKTLVSLAGPSANLLLAIVLLGLTRLLYDPAHGVFWAALAFLGFLQVTAFVLNILPIPGLDGYGALEPHLGRDTQRALDPVKQWGFFILLILLLAPVLNQWFFGGVYWLTELSGVPSTLVSIGGQLTRFWSAWG from the coding sequence GTGAGCATCCGCCCGCTGCGCCAGTCGGTGCGGCCGAGCCCCGTCTTCCTCGCCGTGCTGGCGATCACCGCCGCAGGGGGCGCCCTGGCGTGGATCGCAGCGGATACGGTGCGGCCGCTGGCCTACGCCGGTGTGTTCGTCTTCGTCATCGCGGGGTGGCTGGTATCGCTGTCCCTCCACGAGTTCGGCCACGCCTTCACCGCGTGGCGCTTCGGGGACCGCGATGTCGAGATGCGCGGCTATCTGACGCTCAACCCGCTGAAGTACTCCCATCCCCTGCTCTCGCTCGGGTTGCCGGTGCTGTTCATCGCGCTCGGCGGGATCGGCCTGCCCGGCGGGGCGGTGTATCTGCGCACGGGGTGGATGACCCCCCGCCAGAAGACACTGGTCAGCCTCGCCGGACCGTCCGCGAACCTGCTGCTGGCGATCGTGCTGCTGGGGCTGACGCGGTTGCTCTACGACCCGGCCCACGGGGTGTTCTGGGCGGCGCTGGCGTTCCTGGGCTTCTTGCAGGTCACCGCGTTCGTCCTGAACATCCTGCCCATCCCGGGGCTCGACGGCTACGGCGCACTCGAACCGCATCTGGGCCGCGACACGCAGCGGGCGCTCGACCCCGTCAAGCAGTGGGGGTTCTTCATCCTGCTGATCCTGCTGCTCGCCCCCGTGCTCAACCAGTGGTTCTTCGGCGGCGTGTACTGGCTCACGGAGCTGTCCGGGGTGCCGAGCACGCTGGTCTCGATCGGCGGCCAGCTGACCCGCTTCTGGTCGGCGTGGGGGTAG
- a CDS encoding peptidase M50, which translates to MSASDRAAGVVVLRFGEHRVPRGLTGLDTVDVAGSADVDAAAAGARRLVVVGADADLATVLTRLMRTERLGVELAAARGFFPRSAVTGEARRVPLIRDDAGIAIVGSAQWRGFEQGLFGEAVVDDTTLFTGDVAGVRIEPTAEMPGLRAAVQSGRGRPQRWVAGRAAQLGTTGARVIRDGVEGPREVKRSTFYRHTEGWLRVG; encoded by the coding sequence TTGAGTGCCAGTGACAGAGCCGCGGGCGTAGTCGTGCTCCGGTTCGGCGAGCACCGCGTACCGCGCGGTCTCACCGGCCTGGACACCGTCGACGTCGCGGGTTCGGCAGACGTCGACGCGGCCGCGGCCGGTGCGCGCCGGCTCGTCGTGGTGGGCGCCGACGCCGATCTGGCGACGGTGCTGACCCGGCTGATGCGCACCGAACGCCTCGGCGTGGAGCTCGCCGCCGCGCGCGGGTTCTTCCCGCGTTCCGCCGTGACGGGCGAGGCGCGACGGGTGCCGCTGATCCGTGACGACGCCGGGATCGCGATCGTGGGGTCCGCGCAGTGGCGGGGCTTTGAGCAGGGGCTTTTCGGCGAGGCGGTGGTCGACGACACGACCCTGTTCACCGGCGACGTCGCGGGCGTACGGATCGAGCCGACGGCGGAGATGCCGGGGTTGCGCGCGGCAGTGCAGTCCGGGCGCGGCCGCCCGCAGCGCTGGGTGGCGGGACGGGCTGCACAGCTGGGGACGACGGGCGCGCGGGTGATCCGCGACGGTGTGGAGGGCCCGCGCGAGGTCAAACGGTCGACGTTCTACCGGCACACCGAAGGCTGGCTACGGGTCGGCTGA